AAGTCTAATTTAGAACATTTTGAGGACAGTAGCTGATTTAAAAGAGGGTGAAAATGGGGTAATTTCTGAGTTTTTGGATTCAAAACTCGCTTTGAAGTTGCTTGAAATGGGCTGTCTTCCAGGTACTAAAATAAAATTACATCATAAGGCACCTTTGGGATGTCCCTATTGTATCTCAGTTGATGAAGACTACGAACTTTCACTAAGAAAGTCTGAAGCTGATACCATTGTTATTGAATAAAACCGCATGAAAGTAGCACTGATAGGAAATCCCAATTGCGGAAAATCATCTCTTTTTAATCACCTGACAGGTCTTCGTCAAAAAATCGGTAATTTTCCCGGAGTTACGGTTGACAAAAAAGTAGGGTTTTGTAAGATTTCAGACGGTCGTGATATTCAGGTTATTGACTTGCCCGGCACCTATAGTTTATATCCCAATTCACTTGATGAGCAGGTGGTTTTGGAAGTACTAACCAATCAAAACCACCCCGATTTCCCGAGTTTGGCAGTAATTGTGGTTGATTCTTCCAATCTTAAACGAAATCTTTTGCTG
The sequence above is a segment of the Cytophagaceae bacterium genome. Coding sequences within it:
- a CDS encoding ferrous iron transport protein A, which translates into the protein MLRTVADLKEGENGVISEFLDSKLALKLLEMGCLPGTKIKLHHKAPLGCPYCISVDEDYELSLRKSEADTIVIE